The Solibacillus isronensis genomic sequence ATTCCTGTTATCCGGAAATGCAGGGGCAATTTTTGTTGTTTTATATGCGACGCTTTTCGCATTACCGGCTCCGTTTCTCCCGATCCACCTGTTGTTTATCAATTTATTGACGGATAGCCTCCCAGCGATTGCGATTGGTTTGGAACCGCATAATAAGAAGCTGATGAAGGAAAAACCGCGGAATATAAATGAGTCACTATTAAATAAAAAATTCGTATCCCAAGTAGGATTTGAAGGACTGATTATTGCGGCAGTCACAATCATCGCCTTCCAGGTAGGCTTATCGACAGGTGATACAGCAGTTGCGACAACAATGGCATTTGCAACATTATGTTTATCTAGATTGCTGCACGGATTCAATTGCCGCTCGGAAGACTCCATTTTTAAAATAGGAATTTTCTCGAATTTGGCAGTGTGGATTGCCTTCTTACTCGGGTTTACAATACTGAACTTTGTACTGATCAAAGGGTTATTCGAGGTAGCTAACTTGACAAATAGCCAATATTTAATGATTTACGGATTATCATTAGTACCGTTAGTTATTATTCAGGTTCGTAAGCTGTTTTTCGGATCTGCTAAGGCATAAATAGAAAATGTAATGAACAAAACAGTATATGGCAACTTTTTTAGCTGGTTAACATAAAAATAAAGTTAACAAGGTTATGGAAGGATGACATTATTAGCACGACAATTAAACATTTCTTCGGCCAGGCAATGACAGGGCAGGGTATTAAAAATATTTATAAAGAGTTGATGGATGAAGCAAAAGCTGTGTATTTATTAAAGGGAGCGCACGGTTTCAAAATTTCGGAGTTACTGCAGAAAATCGGGTCGCACTACTATGAAAAAGGGGCACACATTGAGTTTTTCCATGATCCTTTATTTGAAAATACGGTCGAAGCTGTTTATATTCAAGCCCCTCATCGTATATTAATTGTTCAAGCGACAAACCCGTCTTTAGAACCAGTACTGCCAGGGGTACGGGACCATGTCATTTCCCTTTATGACTGTTTGGATGAACAACACATTGCATTGAATGAAAATTTGTCTTCGGTAAACGAATCGAAACAAGCCTACTATGACCGGTGCTTTACCAAGCTTTCAAATGCTATACACATTCATGATGACTGGGAAGTGGAGACGAGAAAGCAAATGGAATGGAGCGGGTTGGATCAGCAGTTTGCTGAGTTATCGATCAATCTATTTGCTGCAACGAATCGGCAGAAATCCGGCCAGCTTACACACCGGTTACTTGGAACATTAACTCCAACAGGAGCACAGGACACAGTACAAAGTATTACACAAAACCTGGAAAAGAGATTGTTTATTAAAGGGTATCCAGGAACAGGGAAGTCTTCGATGATGAAAAAGTTGGCGAACGAAGCGGTAAGCAGAGGGTTTGATGTACAACTCGTTTGGTGCGGACTTGATTCCAATTCGATCGATATGGTCATTATCCCGGAACTGAAATTCTGTATTTTTGATAGCACGGAGCCACATGTGTATTTTCCGGATGAAAATCGTCCTGGTGATGAAATTTTCGATATTGCCCAGTATTGTCATCCGACAGAAGTAGAGGAAAAGAATATAGAAGCAATCGTAGAAAAGTACAAAACAACGATGGCGGATGCAAAATATTTTGCAGCAAAATACGCAGAACAGGAAAAGAAAGTTCGAGAAGCAATAGATGCTGCTATCAATTTGGATGAATTCAATAAACGAACATCCTTACTATTTGAGCTTTTTTAATTAAGATAAGAATTTTAATAGGCATGGGTCCGATTTCATACCGGATCCATGCCTTATTTTTGATAGCAGATCTAACTTTCCTGGACCCCTAGCATTTTACTTACTGTAACAGTGTCATAAATAAGCTCCCCACCAATTGTTGTATTAGATATATCCGATATAAAATTTATATTCGATGTATCAGACATAACATATCCCCCCTTTAATACATACAAATCGTAAAAAATCACTACATTCCTTTATAATTCGTTCTACAAAATAAGACATATCAGATATATCAGGTATAACGGACATAACTGATGTAACTAATATAATCAGTACGTAAGCACAGTGAATAAGTGCGTTTCGTTGAATTAAAAAGCATGAGCCCGATACAATATCGAACTCGTGCCTCACAGGTTGCCTGAAATAACCGCGCCTAACTCTAAGTCTGCATTGGGGTGGAAACCTGCACCACCACAACGCAGACTAAGAGCTGAATTTTTGTCAAATCGCTTATTTAGCGACTTTATTTTCTAATAGTTAGTTTCCAACTAAAAATAGCCAACGAATGGCTTTACTTATGTATATACATATTACTTAGTTTCAAATTTAATATTTCTACATTGTCTTCAATCTTTATATCCAAATGATTATCTTCCGGCTCGTTCAAGCAGATGCTCACCGAATAACTTTCTTTGTCCAAAATAACGGTAATAAAAGAAGGTCTTACTTCTATAAAAAAGTTTATTTAACATATTTTGAAAAAATAGTGAAATTTACTCATACTATTGATAGGATAATATTAGGGTGTTTTAAATTCATAATAGTGAATAAAGTATTATATAAATGGAAGGAATTATTATTGTTGTTAATCAATTATAAAAGTATTAAAAGAGTCTTAATAATATTATTTAATACAACTAAATAGCAAAAAAATAGCAAATTATATTGGGCACATAGTACATGATATACCCTAGATAAAATTATAGAGAAAGAGTTGATTTTTAATGGGAATATTATTAGGGAAAGAAATTATAAAGATGAGGAAGCTTAGAAATATTACACAAAAGCAACTTTGTAAAGATATTTGTTCACAGGCAACAATTAGTATTATAGAAAAAGGTAAAATGTTACCGGGTATTGATATTTTGTTATCGCTTTCGCTTAGATTAAATATACCAATCACACATTTTGTAGATATTATATATTTAGAAAATGCAAACTTAGAAACAGATTTACTTGATCAAGTTGAGCGTTTGCTCTCCCAAATGGAGTATGAAAAAATATTTGATCTTGCCAATAACGAACTAAATTCGGAATCGGAGTATAATTGGTACAAATATTATTGTAACCGCTAAAATAAACTTAACAGTTTTTGCTCATTTCAATTGAACACTTTTTCACCAATTTAATAGTTTCCTGTAAACTGGAATTATCAGTTTATAAGGAGGCTGTACTAATGGAGGAGAAGCTTGTGTTACATATCGAAATTCATCAATTACGCAATCGTCGATTTAAGGTTGCACAAATCGCAAAACGACTAAAAATATCACGTAACACCGTGTATAAATATTTAGATATGTCATTTGAAGATGCAGTAAATGAATTTAGTCAGACTGGACGCAAAAAGAAGCTGGATGAATACCAAGATTGGATTGTAGGTTGGTTACTTGAGTTTCCTAGCTTAACGGGGGCGCAAGTCTTAGATTGGCTACAAGAAAAATTCCCAACGATTGATGTAGGAGAAAGTACGGTTAGGCGTTATGTAAATGAAATTCGTGAAATTTATCAAATTGAAAAAGTAGATGAACCTCGCGAATACGAAGCCGTCATTGAGCTGCCTCCAGGGAAGCAATTACAAGTAGATTGGGGACAAACCATTCAAAAAACAACGGTTGGTAAAGAAGTGAAATTATATTTCGTTGCCTTTGTGTTAGCACACTCCCGGCATAAATTCACGGTGTGGTTAGATCGACCTTTTACAACAAGAGATACAATAGACTGTCATGAAAAAGCTTTTCAGTTTTATGGCGGTATAACGGATGAAATTGTTTACGATCAAGACAATTTAATTGCGGTAAGTGAAAACGCTGGGGATCTTATTTTAACTCAGGAGTTTCAACAATACGTAAAAGACCGGAAATTTAAAATCTATCTGTGCCGCAAAGCAGATCCCGAATCGAAAGGCAAAATAGAGAGTGTTGTAAAATACGTAAAATATAATTTCGCTAAAAATCGAATTTATACAACACTTGAGGACTGGAACGATAGGTCTTTAAAATGGTTAGAACGTACAGGGAATTATAAAGTGCACAATACAACAAAAAAGAGACCTTTCGAAGTGTTTCTCCTGGAAAAGCAACACTTAAGAAAAATCTCTACACCGCTTCCTAAATTAGAAAGCAACCATACAGAAATTATAACAAGGAATGTCAACAAGGACAACACAGTTCGGTACGCATCTAATCGATATTCCGTTCCACTGGGAACATATACGAACTATCCAGTCATACAAATAGTGCCCCAAGGGCAGAAATTAAAAATATTAGTACCGCATACTGGCGAAATTCTTACGGAACATACCATTAGTTTAGAAAAAGGCAAACTGATAAAAAATATAAATCATGGACGTGATCGCTCTAAGTCGCTCGATGAGTTACAACGTAATGTGCTCACTTTATTTCCATATAAAGGAGCCGAGCAATATATTCAAGATGTTTGTCATACATACGGTCGATATCGTAGAGATCAATTATTGTTATTCCAAAAAATTGCGAAAGAGAACCCAGAATGGATTTCTGCAGCAATTGATAAATGTATTCAAGAAAAGTTATATAGCGCAAATGAGTTTCGAGATGTGGTCGCCTATTTTAAGCGAACAAAAATTGAACCAGAGCAGCCAATAACTACTGTAAAAGAATCAAAAGAATCGCTAGCAATAGCAGTTCAAACGAGAGATTTAAAAGAATACATTCAACGTATGGGAGGCAAATAATATGAGTAAAAGTGTGGCAGATATCCAACAGGCATTTAAGCAATTACGTTTAGCAGAAACGGCTGAGGGGCTCCCAGAGCTTCTCCGCCAAGCGGAACAAGTATCGTGGACGTATTTAGAATTCATTGATGAGCTAACAACATTAGAGCTTAGAAGACGAGAAGAAAAGAGTATCGAAAAGCGTTTATCGTGGGCACGTTTCCCATACCATAAGCCGTTGCATATGTTTCAGTTAGAGGAGCAAACAGCGATTACAGAGCGCCAAATGAAACAGCTACAAGAGTTCCAATGGTTAGAGCAAAGTTACAATTTAATTCTTTTAGGACCACCTGGTGCAGGGAAAACGTTATTGGCCGTAGGCTTAGGCATTGAAGCCATTCAAAAAGGCTTTCAAGTCTATTTCATAACAATGGGAGAATTAATTCAGTTATTGAAAACAGAGGAATTTACACATCGCTCACAAATCCAATTAAAACGTTTGAGAGCGTCAGATTTAATTATTATCGATGATGTGATGTATATGGCTTTAGATCAACGGGAAGCCACTTTATTCTTTCAACTCGTACATCAGCTATACGAACAAAGTTCGCTAATATTGACATCAAATCGAAGTCCAGAAGAATGGACAGAGTTAGTGGATAACCAAGGGATGATGACTGCTATTTTAGACCGCCTGTTACACAGAGTCGAGGTCATTCATATGAACAATGAAAGTCATCGTTTAAAACATCAACAAAGAATCTTTAACGAATAAAAAGTGTTCATCCTTAATGAGCAAAAAATGTTCAATTTGGGTTGACGGTGACAATTATTTTAAATGGTTATATTACCTAAGTGGATATTACATAAAAAAAGTGTCGCTTGAGGAAGCAATCATGCAAATTACAAAGCTATCTCAAGAGACACCCGATTATGAATTGAATAAAAATTATTTATTAGCACGTATACAAAATTCATTGGCAGTTTTGTATGCAACAAAAAAAGAATATAGTAAGTCGTTGTTCTATTATAATAAAATTGACGTAAATATTTTAGGTAGCAATTTTATCTTTGATCCTAATACCTTCAAATTGAAAGTTATATTTAATAAAGTAAAAACGACGTATGATATGGGATTTTATAAAGATGCAATCGAGCAGGCGATAGAGGGTATCGCTGAATCGATTAAAAATGAAAAAATGACATATATAGGGAACTTTTATTATTATCTCGGACAATGTTATGAGCAGCTTGGATATCCAGAAGAAGATATTAAATACCAATACAAGCGTGCAGAGATCTTTTTTGAAATATTAGAACGAGCCGCTCTTTTAAAGATATTGAGAGAATTGAAAGGGCGCTGGCTCGTTTAATTTGCTGTTTAATTTAATAATCAATCCAGAGGCATTTCTAAAGTATTTTAGAAATGCCTTTTTTTACTGTTTATTTAATGTTTGTGATGAGTGTGAGGCATTCTACAAACGATTTGTCAGTAATAATTAGTCTGTAGCCTCATTAAAGTCAGAACTTCTACAATTCCTACATATCAAATTCATAAGGTAAATCAAGTGGTAAAATTGGTAAATCAAAAATGAATCCTGTCAAGATATATGTAAATAATAATCCAGATAAAACTTTCCTTTTCATTTTTAAACCTCCCTTTTTTATACTTAT encodes the following:
- a CDS encoding nucleotide kinase, translating into MDEAKAVYLLKGAHGFKISELLQKIGSHYYEKGAHIEFFHDPLFENTVEAVYIQAPHRILIVQATNPSLEPVLPGVRDHVISLYDCLDEQHIALNENLSSVNESKQAYYDRCFTKLSNAIHIHDDWEVETRKQMEWSGLDQQFAELSINLFAATNRQKSGQLTHRLLGTLTPTGAQDTVQSITQNLEKRLFIKGYPGTGKSSMMKKLANEAVSRGFDVQLVWCGLDSNSIDMVIIPELKFCIFDSTEPHVYFPDENRPGDEIFDIAQYCHPTEVEEKNIEAIVEKYKTTMADAKYFAAKYAEQEKKVREAIDAAINLDEFNKRTSLLFELF
- a CDS encoding helix-turn-helix transcriptional regulator, with the translated sequence MGILLGKEIIKMRKLRNITQKQLCKDICSQATISIIEKGKMLPGIDILLSLSLRLNIPITHFVDIIYLENANLETDLLDQVERLLSQMEYEKIFDLANNELNSESEYNWYKYYCNR
- the istA gene encoding IS21 family transposase, yielding MLHIEIHQLRNRRFKVAQIAKRLKISRNTVYKYLDMSFEDAVNEFSQTGRKKKLDEYQDWIVGWLLEFPSLTGAQVLDWLQEKFPTIDVGESTVRRYVNEIREIYQIEKVDEPREYEAVIELPPGKQLQVDWGQTIQKTTVGKEVKLYFVAFVLAHSRHKFTVWLDRPFTTRDTIDCHEKAFQFYGGITDEIVYDQDNLIAVSENAGDLILTQEFQQYVKDRKFKIYLCRKADPESKGKIESVVKYVKYNFAKNRIYTTLEDWNDRSLKWLERTGNYKVHNTTKKRPFEVFLLEKQHLRKISTPLPKLESNHTEIITRNVNKDNTVRYASNRYSVPLGTYTNYPVIQIVPQGQKLKILVPHTGEILTEHTISLEKGKLIKNINHGRDRSKSLDELQRNVLTLFPYKGAEQYIQDVCHTYGRYRRDQLLLFQKIAKENPEWISAAIDKCIQEKLYSANEFRDVVAYFKRTKIEPEQPITTVKESKESLAIAVQTRDLKEYIQRMGGK
- the istB gene encoding IS21-like element helper ATPase IstB, which codes for MSKSVADIQQAFKQLRLAETAEGLPELLRQAEQVSWTYLEFIDELTTLELRRREEKSIEKRLSWARFPYHKPLHMFQLEEQTAITERQMKQLQEFQWLEQSYNLILLGPPGAGKTLLAVGLGIEAIQKGFQVYFITMGELIQLLKTEEFTHRSQIQLKRLRASDLIIIDDVMYMALDQREATLFFQLVHQLYEQSSLILTSNRSPEEWTELVDNQGMMTAILDRLLHRVEVIHMNNESHRLKHQQRIFNE